GCTGCCGCTGTTCGGTATTAGTAATTACTCGTCGACGAGGTGAGCAAGTAAATAGGTCGTTCTGTGACCGCCGCTCTAGGATAAACTGACGCCTTGGTCATTGCAGCATCTGCCTTCCGATGGAAAATCGCGATATATACGACACCGTGTATCTGATTGCCATCATGGTCTGCAACGGAGTGGCCTTCTCCATCATAGCCGTGTGCTATGCCCAGATTTACCTGTCCCTGGGTCGCGAGACACGGCAGGCGCACCACAATAGTCCGGGCGAATTGAGCGTGGCCAAGAAGATGGCCCTTCTGGTGGGtagataaacaaatttattttaatgtaaaatggcataaaatcaattaaCTTCTTTCAGGTCTTTACAAACTTTGCCTGCTGGTCTCCCATTGCTTTCTTCGGACTCACCGCACTCGCTGGTTATCCACTGATCAATGTGACCAAGTCGAAAATATTGCTTGTATTTTTCTATCCATTGAACTCCTGTGCGGATCCCTATCTATATGCCATACTCACTTCTCAGTATCGCCAGGATCTGTTCACCTTGTTGTCGAAGTAAGTTATATTGGTTGCCATCTAAAAAGCGATTCTAATCGCTAACCCTTTTTCTTTCAGACTCGGTCTGTGTCGTCAGAGCGCTTTGAAGTACAAGGACAGCCTCTCCGGACATGCCACCACTCGATTCACCATCCACGGATCCATTCAGAGGCACGGTTCACTCACCTGCAAAATGCAGACGGTAATGGGCGCCACAGAGACACAGAAAATGCTAAAGAGCAGCGAGGATTATGTTTGAACCGAAGCTTGGGTATTGTGAATACACTCTTCTTCCCACCCCGTTGTgatatatattatacatataCTATTAATTGATGCTCTCTCTCTTTGTTCTGCTTTCTGTTCCAGTATTGTTAGCATCCCATGATTACTGATATTTTAAACACATaagtttgtttttagttttcttgTTAAGTTCTCTTACTTAAGTTGTTTAGTCTAGTGTATACAGTCGTACCTAATAAAAGTATTGCTAATAGAAAAGAGCTTATCCCACAGTCAAAGTACATGTACCTATATAAATGGATGTCAAATAAGTGGATTTTACTCGATATTTGTATGTATGGATGTGTCCAagttataaatgttttaattgaatagacgcctaatattttaatgtataaaaattattaaatttatgtatattaattcgaataaataatgaaaatgtataattgtttttattttggttcacAATTTTAGCCTTTTccatttcaactttttccaTGTGATAGGATAATTTAGTTTACGTTTGTCTTTACcgcttgtttatttataaatatgaaattatagttaggtgtcacagaaatctcttccaatCAAATTCGTCCCAAAAAGCGAATATCGGTGTCGAAGAAACCGTTCCAAAAGTAAGTAGCTGatttaaaacgaaaacaatTAGTAGGTGTTGGAACAAGTGGTTCTAAAATCAAGGCAAATTTCCTCCGAAACTTATAAGTTTATAATTATCAAAACTATGGATTTTGTGGGATCGACGGTTTTGGATGGTTGGTTTTCACAAAACTGTCGACGGTTTTTGTGACACCCCCTAATGCAATTTTACATCACATTTTTCAAACGATTCTACACCGCCATTTGTAGCGCCATCTATGTTTCGTATCTTTCcattttaaatactaaaaatgcCTTTCATTCAAGCGCAAAGTGCCAGGACGAGTTTTTCCATCCCTGGCGAACAGCTGACTTAAGAAAGGACCAAACAAGTAACGGGAAAATGATGCGTCCTGCGATATTCCTGGCAGTCTgttcaataattttatttaaattcgccAATGGCTACAAGGAGATGCACGGACTGAATGGAAAGCTGTTCCCGAAGGCAGCGACCTTTAATTTCCCCGAGTACGCTTATAAGGAGACCAGCAAGAATGTGAGTTCTGGAGCATATTGATTTTTCTTGTCCACTTATCGTTTTAAAATGTCCAACCCAAAAAACAGGAAATAACCTACCATGAAATGGAGGTGACATGCGACCAGCACGCCCAGTGCATAAACCTTAGTCCCGTGGGCGTGGCTAAGATCAACTGCATCCGACAGTGCATTTCGCCATCCTGCTACAAGGACATCTACGCCTTCAACGAACTGGAGGAGGGCGAAATCGATGCCAGGCTGAATTCCTTCAAGGGCTGCGTCATCCAGCGCATGTAGCAGCCCAAGTTGTTCAAGGAGTGCTTCATCTTCAAATGGCTGGAATTCACTGGCATGACTTATTAAATGCAGATAATGCTAAAGGATTCCTGGCCACAGTCAATTGTGAGGATAAaacacagaaatctcttcaAAATTCCAATTGTTTAAGACTTTCGTTTGAAATGTAGCCTAAACAGATTTCTGTAGTATGCCGAAAATGTAATGACCCTTTTGTGTCGTCTCTGTGATCCGAAGACggtctttaattttaaagccaaatttagaaataaacttttttcacTGAAACAATTGATTTTTCATATGAGACTTTGAAGTTGAAACAGATTTCTGTAGTATGCCGAAAATGTAATGACCCTTTTGTATCGTCTCTGTGATCCGAAGACggtcttaaattttaaagccaaatttagaaataaacttttttcacTGAaacaattgattttttatctGGGAATTTAAAGATGTGACCATACACTTTTATTTTCGAATTACTTTAAGGTCCTTTcgagattttaaaattgtttatttgcttACTTATAATGATTTACTAAAACTAACAATAGAGTcggaaattttctttaaatagataaaatatttaaaccacCGATCTAAGATTATAAATGAAGAGTTCTTAACACAAAATTACTATAAATAATCGAtttcaaaactatttaaacagttaaaattgtttaattttatttcacagtcTATTTAGGAATAATTATGTAGTGTCCTTTACCAAAATGACGGTtacacaaaattttaaaaaggaaaaatgagtatataattgtttaatttacaatttcagtggcaaaataaaagaacctTACATTTAAATCCATATTTCTGCGCTCAAAAAGTACTCCTGGCTCTCAGCCAAACCAACTTTATCCCAACAGAATGTTTGATTGGAAAGCAATATACCAATTCAATTgcatgtacattgtacattgtacatacaaCGACAAAGTTCAAGTGAAGCAGTGAAATTGTTGTGTTCAAACAGTTACAGCGGCAATTTCCCAAGGAAAATACCATTTGACTTTACGACTCTTGCGCCTATGACAGCAATTGGCGTTGGCTTCCTCCGATTCCCTTCGAATCCCTCCGATCCATCAATCTCCTGGTTCCTAGTTCCTATACGCAGTCCTAGATCAATCAAGC
This portion of the Drosophila takahashii strain IR98-3 E-12201 chromosome 3R, DtakHiC1v2, whole genome shotgun sequence genome encodes:
- the LOC108068671 gene encoding uncharacterized protein encodes the protein MMRPAIFLAVCSIILFKFANGYKEMHGLNGKLFPKAATFNFPEYAYKETSKNEITYHEMEVTCDQHAQCINLSPVGVAKINCIRQCISPSCYKDIYAFNELEEGEIDARLNSFKGCVIQRM